A genome region from Vulpes lagopus strain Blue_001 chromosome 7, ASM1834538v1, whole genome shotgun sequence includes the following:
- the YIPF2 gene encoding protein YIPF2 isoform X2, protein MAAADELAFHEFEEASSLLAETPDAATTSGLGQLAPQGHVAVEVDSGGIYGSEEAEESDKTALLQEEKQQPGFWTFSYYQSFFDVDTSQVLDRIRGSLLPRPGHNFVRHHLRNRPDLYGPFWICATLAFVLAITGNLTLVLAQRRDPSIHYSPQFHKVTVAGVTIYCYVWLVPLALWGFLRWRKGVRERMGPYTFLETVCIYGYSLFVFIPTVVLWLIPVPWLQWLFGVMALVLSAASLVFTLWPVVREDTRLVAAVLLSTVVLLHALLAMGCKFYFFQPLPLEHLAPPAQATSLPANLLLPPTSRPKAT, encoded by the exons AGATGCGGCCACCACGAGTGGCCTTGGTCAGCTGGCCCCACAGGGGCACGTGGCGGTGGAGGTGGACTCGGGTGGTATCTACGGATCTGAGGAGGCTGAGGAGAGTGACAAGACTGCG CTCctgcaggaggagaagcagcagcccGGATTCTGGACCTTTAGCTACTATCAGAGCTTCTTTGATGTGGACACATCCCAG GTCCTGGACCGAATCAGAGGCTCACTGCTGCCCCGGCCTGGCCACAACTTTGTACGGCACCATCTGCGGAATCGGCCAGACCTGTATG GCCCCTTCTGGATCTGTGCCACGCTGGCTTTCGTCTTGGCCATCACTGGCAATCTGACGCTGGTGCTGGCCCAGAGGAGGGACCCCTCGATCCACTACAGCCCCCAGTTCCACAAGG TGACTGTGGCTGGTGTCACCATCTACTGCTATGTTTGGCTGGTGCCCTTGGCACTGTGGGGCTTCCTGCGGTGGCGGAAGGGTGTCCGGGAGCGCATGGGGCCTTACACCTTCCTGGAGACCGTGTGCATCTACGGCTACTCCCTCTTTGTCTTCATCCCCACCGTG GTCCTGTGGCTCATTCCGGTCCCCTGGCTGCAGTGGCTCTTTGGGGTCATGGCCCTGGTGCTGTCAGCAGCCAGCCTGGTGTTTACCCTCTGGCCTGTTGTCCGAGAGGACACCAGATTGGTGGCTGCGGTGCTGCTCTCGACTGTCGTGCTGCTCCATGCCCTCCTGGCCATGGGCTGTAAG ttttatttcttccagccGCTGCCTCTGGAGCACCTGGCACCACCGGCCCAGGCCACGTCTCTGCCTGCGAACCTCCTGCTGCCACCCACGTCGAGGCCTAAGGCCACTTAG
- the YIPF2 gene encoding protein YIPF2 isoform X1, producing MAAADELAFHEFEEASSLLAETPDAATTSGLGQLAPQGHVAVEVDSGGIYGSEEAEESDKTALLQEEKQQPGFWTFSYYQSFFDVDTSQVLDRIRGSLLPRPGHNFVRHHLRNRPDLYGPFWICATLAFVLAITGNLTLVLAQRRDPSIHYSPQFHKVTVAGVTIYCYVWLVPLALWGFLRWRKGVRERMGPYTFLETVCIYGYSLFVFIPTVVLWLIPVPWLQWLFGVMALVLSAASLVFTLWPVVREDTRLVAAVLLSTVVLLHALLAMGCKGPRSSFISSSRCLWSTWHHRPRPRLCLRTSCCHPRRGLRPLRAAEPTGPT from the exons AGATGCGGCCACCACGAGTGGCCTTGGTCAGCTGGCCCCACAGGGGCACGTGGCGGTGGAGGTGGACTCGGGTGGTATCTACGGATCTGAGGAGGCTGAGGAGAGTGACAAGACTGCG CTCctgcaggaggagaagcagcagcccGGATTCTGGACCTTTAGCTACTATCAGAGCTTCTTTGATGTGGACACATCCCAG GTCCTGGACCGAATCAGAGGCTCACTGCTGCCCCGGCCTGGCCACAACTTTGTACGGCACCATCTGCGGAATCGGCCAGACCTGTATG GCCCCTTCTGGATCTGTGCCACGCTGGCTTTCGTCTTGGCCATCACTGGCAATCTGACGCTGGTGCTGGCCCAGAGGAGGGACCCCTCGATCCACTACAGCCCCCAGTTCCACAAGG TGACTGTGGCTGGTGTCACCATCTACTGCTATGTTTGGCTGGTGCCCTTGGCACTGTGGGGCTTCCTGCGGTGGCGGAAGGGTGTCCGGGAGCGCATGGGGCCTTACACCTTCCTGGAGACCGTGTGCATCTACGGCTACTCCCTCTTTGTCTTCATCCCCACCGTG GTCCTGTGGCTCATTCCGGTCCCCTGGCTGCAGTGGCTCTTTGGGGTCATGGCCCTGGTGCTGTCAGCAGCCAGCCTGGTGTTTACCCTCTGGCCTGTTGTCCGAGAGGACACCAGATTGGTGGCTGCGGTGCTGCTCTCGACTGTCGTGCTGCTCCATGCCCTCCTGGCCATGGGCTGTAAG GGGCCTCGgtccagttttatttcttccagccGCTGCCTCTGGAGCACCTGGCACCACCGGCCCAGGCCACGTCTCTGCCTGCGAACCTCCTGCTGCCACCCACGTCGAGGCCTAAGGCCACTTAGGGCAGCCGAGCCTACAG GTCCAACATGA